A stretch of Bradyrhizobium sp. CCBAU 53338 DNA encodes these proteins:
- a CDS encoding helix-turn-helix transcriptional regulator: METEEAVLALAALSQSTRLEAFRTLVRHEPDGLAAGDLARLLEVPQNTLSAHLSILSRARLVSSERQSRSIIYRANLGEFRDVAVFLLRDCCGGRPEVCEPVVESLQACCSPKRRGKARA, translated from the coding sequence ATGGAAACTGAAGAAGCCGTGCTTGCGCTCGCTGCGCTGTCGCAGTCGACCCGTCTGGAGGCGTTCCGGACGCTGGTCAGGCACGAACCCGACGGTCTGGCGGCCGGCGACCTCGCCCGCCTCCTGGAGGTGCCCCAGAACACCCTCTCGGCGCATCTGTCGATCCTGAGCCGCGCGCGCCTCGTGTCGTCCGAACGGCAGAGCCGCTCGATCATCTACCGCGCCAATCTCGGCGAGTTTCGCGACGTCGCGGTTTTCCTGCTGCGCGATTGCTGCGGCGGGCGGCCGGAAGTCTGCGAGCCGGTCGTCGAGAGCCTGCAAGCCTGCTGCTCTCCAAAGCGAAGGGGGAAGGCCCGTGCCTGA
- a CDS encoding NAD(P)-binding domain-containing protein, with the protein MSDAKKVAIIGAGPVGLAAAAHVLERGMSPIVLEAGPEAGHAIRQWQHVQLFSPWEYNVDKAAARLLAPTGWNSPDPQAYPTGGELLEGYLEPLATRTPLRDVIRTSSRVSAISRVGFDKAKTRGREQAPFEIRYQNGKGPEVLRADAVIDTSGTWFSPNPAGSNGLPAIGERERADRIAYGMPDVRGGDRSRYAGKTVAVLGAGHSAVGTLIDLVQLADEVSGTKAIWLLRGADPAKAFGGGSNDKLAARGELGSHFAALVAAGKIRVETGFGVTHLSDSEGRLKISAGACCGARSVVVDELVVSTGFRPDFSFLSELRLRLDPAIEAPVALAPLIDPNEHSCGTVRPHGARELSHDEPGFYIAGMKSYGRAPTFLMMTGYEQVRSIAADIAGDKKAAARVELVLPETGVCTRGGVETAGDAGCCGGPAKQDATACCAADETARKAGASGCGCA; encoded by the coding sequence ATGAGCGACGCAAAGAAGGTGGCCATCATCGGGGCCGGGCCGGTCGGCCTTGCAGCGGCCGCGCATGTGCTGGAGCGTGGCATGTCGCCCATCGTGCTGGAGGCCGGGCCGGAAGCGGGGCATGCGATCCGCCAGTGGCAGCACGTGCAGCTGTTCTCGCCATGGGAATACAATGTCGACAAGGCCGCAGCGCGTCTGCTCGCGCCGACGGGCTGGAATTCGCCGGACCCTCAGGCCTATCCCACCGGCGGCGAACTGCTGGAGGGATATCTCGAGCCGCTCGCGACGCGGACGCCGCTGCGCGACGTGATCCGCACCTCCAGCCGCGTCTCGGCCATCAGCCGCGTCGGCTTCGACAAGGCGAAGACGAGGGGCAGGGAGCAGGCGCCTTTCGAAATCCGCTACCAGAACGGCAAGGGGCCGGAGGTGCTGCGCGCTGATGCCGTGATCGACACGTCGGGCACATGGTTCTCTCCCAATCCGGCCGGCAGCAACGGCCTGCCCGCGATCGGTGAACGCGAGCGCGCGGACCGCATCGCTTACGGCATGCCTGACGTGCGCGGCGGCGATCGTTCCAGATATGCCGGCAAGACCGTCGCCGTGCTCGGCGCCGGCCATTCCGCTGTGGGCACACTGATCGATCTGGTGCAACTCGCCGACGAGGTGTCCGGCACGAAGGCCATCTGGTTGCTGCGCGGTGCCGATCCCGCAAAGGCTTTTGGCGGCGGCAGCAACGACAAGCTCGCCGCGCGCGGCGAGCTCGGTTCTCATTTTGCGGCGCTCGTCGCTGCCGGAAAGATCAGGGTCGAGACCGGATTTGGCGTCACGCATCTGTCGGACTCCGAAGGCCGCCTCAAGATATCGGCCGGTGCCTGCTGCGGTGCGCGCAGCGTTGTCGTGGACGAACTGGTGGTGTCGACGGGCTTCCGTCCCGATTTTTCATTTCTGTCCGAGCTGCGCCTGCGGCTCGATCCGGCCATCGAGGCGCCGGTCGCGCTGGCGCCGCTGATCGATCCCAACGAACATAGCTGCGGCACCGTGCGCCCGCACGGCGCGCGTGAGCTCTCTCATGACGAGCCGGGCTTCTATATCGCCGGCATGAAGTCGTACGGCCGCGCGCCGACCTTCCTGATGATGACGGGCTACGAGCAGGTCCGCTCGATCGCAGCCGACATCGCCGGCGACAAGAAAGCGGCAGCGAGGGTCGAGCTCGTGCTGCCGGAAACCGGCGTCTGCACGCGCGGCGGCGTCGAGACGGCCGGGGACGCAGGTTGCTGCGGCGGACCGGCGAAGCAAGACGCGACGGCGTGCTGTGCCGCCGACGAAACGGCAAGGAAGGCCGGCGCTTCCGGCTGCGGTTGCGCCTAA
- a CDS encoding arsenate reductase ArsC gives MPDQTYNVLFLCTGNSARSILAESILRKDGAGRFQSFSAGSTPKGAVHPLALRTLASMDYPADGMRSKSWLEFAAPDAPVMDFVFTVCDNAAGEACPIWPGQPMTAHWGIEDPAAAEGSDLERQAAFVTAFRYLKNRIDTFVNLPMRSIDKLSLGTRLREIGRSDGATRPEPKAG, from the coding sequence GTGCCTGATCAAACCTACAATGTCCTGTTTCTGTGCACCGGCAATTCGGCGCGCTCGATCCTCGCCGAGTCGATTCTTCGCAAGGACGGCGCCGGCCGCTTCCAGTCCTTCTCCGCCGGCAGCACGCCGAAAGGCGCGGTGCATCCACTGGCACTGCGCACGCTGGCAAGCATGGACTATCCCGCCGACGGGATGCGGTCGAAAAGCTGGCTGGAGTTCGCCGCTCCGGATGCGCCGGTGATGGATTTCGTCTTCACCGTTTGCGACAACGCCGCAGGTGAAGCTTGTCCGATCTGGCCGGGTCAGCCGATGACGGCGCACTGGGGCATCGAGGATCCCGCCGCCGCAGAGGGCTCGGACCTGGAAAGGCAGGCGGCCTTCGTCACGGCCTTCCGCTATCTCAAGAATCGGATCGACACCTTTGTGAACCTCCCGATGAGAAGCATCGACAAGCTCTCGCTCGGCACCAGGCTGCGCGAGATCGGCCGCTCCGATGGCGCGACACGTCCAGAGCCGAAGGCCGGCTGA
- the arsC gene encoding arsenate reductase (glutaredoxin) (This arsenate reductase requires both glutathione and glutaredoxin to convert arsenate to arsenite, after which the efflux transporter formed by ArsA and ArsB can extrude the arsenite from the cell, providing resistance.) yields the protein MSVTIYHNPDCGTSRNTLAMIRQSGVEPDVIEYLKTPPSRETLEQLIAAMGVPVRALLREKGTPYKDLGLADPKWTDDELIDRMLAHPILINRPIVVTPKGTRLCRPSEAVVDLLDNPVGRFVKEDGEVVEAR from the coding sequence ATGAGCGTCACGATCTATCACAACCCCGACTGCGGCACCTCGCGCAATACGCTGGCGATGATCCGGCAGAGCGGCGTCGAGCCTGACGTCATCGAATACCTCAAGACGCCGCCTTCGCGCGAAACGCTCGAGCAGCTGATCGCGGCGATGGGAGTGCCCGTCCGGGCGTTGCTGCGCGAGAAAGGCACGCCCTACAAGGACCTCGGCCTCGCCGATCCCAAATGGACGGACGACGAACTGATCGACCGGATGCTCGCGCACCCGATCCTGATCAACCGCCCGATCGTGGTGACGCCGAAGGGTACGCGCTTGTGCAGGCCCTCGGAGGCGGTCGTCGATCTCCTGGACAATCCCGTCGGCCGGTTCGTGAAGGAAGACGGCGAGGTCGTCGAAGCGCGATAG
- a CDS encoding LysR family transcriptional regulator: MDRLDAMSVLLAAVENGSLSKASRELRLPLATVSRKVAELEAHLKATLLIRSAKGLELTPAGRSYVTSAKSILEQLSEAERAAAGEYSEPKGDLVVTAPIMFGRMHVLPVVTRFLEAFSEVSVGLVLTDRVAHFLEDQVDVALRLGLLPDSSLIATRVGEVRHVICASPDYLAANGIPETLDDLEKHRLVSFQSVSALSTWTFEHDGTEKTVSFRSRLGVNTIDAAIDAALAGAGLVRAVSYQIAEHVRAGRLAVVLEAFEPQLRPVHLVYDTQSRLPLKLRAFVDFVVPRLRERLAQARL; this comes from the coding sequence ATGGACCGCCTGGATGCCATGTCGGTGCTGCTCGCGGCCGTCGAGAACGGCAGTCTGTCCAAGGCCAGCCGCGAATTGCGGCTGCCGCTGGCGACCGTCAGCCGCAAGGTTGCCGAGCTGGAAGCGCATCTGAAGGCGACACTGCTGATCCGCTCCGCCAAGGGCCTGGAGCTGACCCCGGCCGGGCGGTCCTACGTCACCTCAGCGAAATCGATCCTCGAACAGCTGTCCGAGGCCGAGCGCGCGGCCGCAGGCGAATACAGCGAGCCGAAGGGCGACCTCGTCGTCACCGCGCCGATCATGTTCGGCCGGATGCACGTGCTGCCGGTGGTGACGCGCTTCCTTGAGGCGTTTTCCGAGGTGTCGGTCGGGCTGGTCCTCACCGACCGCGTTGCGCATTTCCTCGAAGACCAGGTCGATGTCGCCCTGCGTCTTGGTCTCTTGCCGGACAGCAGTCTGATCGCAACGCGCGTCGGCGAGGTCCGGCATGTCATCTGTGCGAGCCCGGACTATCTCGCCGCCAACGGAATTCCTGAAACGCTCGACGATCTGGAAAAACATCGTCTGGTCTCGTTCCAGAGCGTGTCGGCGCTGAGCACCTGGACCTTCGAGCATGACGGCACCGAGAAGACCGTCTCGTTCCGCTCGCGCCTCGGCGTCAACACCATCGATGCCGCCATCGATGCCGCGCTCGCGGGCGCTGGCCTCGTGCGGGCGGTGTCGTATCAGATCGCCGAGCACGTGCGGGCAGGGCGTCTCGCCGTCGTGCTCGAGGCCTTCGAGCCGCAGCTTCGCCCCGTGCATCTCGTCTACGACACGCAAAGCCGCTTGCCGCTCAAGCTCCGCGCCTTCGTCGATTTCGTCGTCCCGCGCCTGCGCGAACGGCTGGCGCAGGCGAGGCTTTAG
- a CDS encoding RidA family protein encodes MAPAHIVSHNPATVHPPAGGYCMGLELKQHRRLLFISGQVPERPDGTVPEGFEAQCEQAWRNVKEVLASAGLGVEHLVKVNTFLTDRAQLVTNRTIRRAALGDHQPALTVIVAETVNGKWLLEIEAIAAE; translated from the coding sequence ATGGCCCCAGCCCACATCGTCAGCCACAATCCCGCAACGGTCCACCCGCCCGCCGGCGGCTACTGCATGGGACTTGAACTGAAGCAGCATCGCCGCCTGCTGTTCATCAGCGGTCAGGTGCCCGAGAGACCTGACGGCACCGTGCCCGAAGGATTCGAGGCGCAATGCGAGCAAGCCTGGCGCAACGTCAAGGAGGTGCTCGCCTCCGCCGGTCTTGGCGTCGAGCATCTGGTCAAGGTCAACACGTTCCTGACCGACCGGGCTCAACTCGTGACCAACCGCACCATTCGCCGCGCGGCGCTCGGGGACCATCAGCCTGCGCTAACGGTCATCGTCGCCGAGACCGTCAACGGCAAATGGCTGCTCGAGATCGAGGCGATCGCCGCGGAATGA
- a CDS encoding class I SAM-dependent methyltransferase — protein sequence MNATAVADFFQFFRSYISNPWQVSAIAPSGQSLARLITQEVVPGRGPVIELGPGTGIFTKALIQRGVPERDLLLVEYGSDFVRLLQERFPRARVLWMDARRLSQYERFTAPASAVVSGLPLLSMSPRKVIAILSGAFRHMQEGGALYQFTYGPRCPVPRPILDRLGLKASLVGRTALNVPPASVYRIRRRHRSSAMS from the coding sequence ATGAACGCCACCGCAGTCGCAGACTTTTTCCAGTTCTTCCGCTCGTACATCTCCAATCCCTGGCAGGTCTCCGCCATCGCGCCATCGGGGCAGTCGCTCGCCCGGCTGATCACGCAGGAGGTCGTACCTGGCCGGGGGCCGGTGATCGAGCTCGGGCCAGGCACCGGTATCTTCACGAAGGCGCTCATTCAACGCGGTGTGCCGGAGCGCGATTTGCTGCTCGTGGAATACGGCTCGGATTTCGTCCGGCTCTTGCAGGAGCGGTTCCCGAGGGCGCGCGTGCTCTGGATGGATGCACGCCGGCTCTCTCAATACGAACGTTTCACGGCGCCTGCGTCCGCTGTCGTCAGCGGCCTGCCGCTTCTGTCGATGTCGCCGCGAAAGGTGATAGCCATTCTCTCCGGGGCATTCCGTCACATGCAGGAAGGCGGCGCGCTCTACCAGTTCACCTATGGACCGCGCTGTCCGGTGCCTCGGCCGATCCTCGATCGGCTCGGCCTGAAGGCGAGCCTCGTCGGACGAACGGCATTGAACGTCCCTCCGGCGTCCGTCTATCGCATCCGGCGTCGCCATCGATCATCGGCGATGTCCTGA
- a CDS encoding LysR family transcriptional regulator, which yields MTYALPPLNALRAFEAAARHLSFKLAAHELHVTPAAVGQQVKALEARLGVQLFERLHKQLILTAAGQAYLPGVSEGFRHIAEATSQLKPSGALLLQLGVHAGFDLRRLDLAAFRDVHAEIGLRVLQPAGLHELVEGKVDLLIARSLGHHPGYRCNRISEGTGRGDWLIAPEGTADCPEIVGFRAWLRTMADEKAHAVGRPRLVGGVGS from the coding sequence ATGACCTACGCCCTTCCACCGCTCAACGCGCTCCGCGCCTTCGAGGCCGCCGCGCGCCATCTCAGTTTCAAGCTGGCCGCGCACGAGTTGCATGTGACGCCCGCCGCTGTCGGGCAGCAGGTGAAGGCACTGGAGGCGCGCCTCGGCGTGCAGCTGTTCGAACGGCTGCACAAGCAGCTCATCCTGACCGCGGCAGGCCAGGCCTATCTGCCCGGCGTCTCCGAGGGCTTTCGCCACATCGCGGAGGCGACCTCGCAATTGAAGCCGTCAGGTGCGTTGCTGCTGCAATTGGGCGTCCATGCCGGCTTCGATCTGCGCCGGCTCGATCTGGCAGCGTTTCGCGACGTGCATGCGGAGATCGGCTTGCGCGTGCTCCAGCCCGCCGGCCTGCACGAACTGGTCGAGGGCAAGGTCGACCTCTTGATCGCCCGCAGCCTCGGCCATCATCCCGGCTATCGCTGCAACAGGATCAGCGAAGGAACAGGTCGCGGCGATTGGCTGATCGCGCCCGAGGGCACCGCGGATTGCCCCGAGATCGTCGGCTTTCGCGCCTGGCTGCGCACTATGGCGGATGAGAAGGCGCACGCTGTCGGCCGTCCGCGATTGGTCGGCGGTGTCGGAAGCTGA
- a CDS encoding L-2-amino-thiazoline-4-carboxylic acid hydrolase — MAEIHPFYQQHRGAMEAAMRHRLDLAEAMLRERADITGIDGIRREVMDEFAIVLTQTPYVGGTASRMTDFFMRLIGFMAISRVLRRHGVPLPVIGEIERETYKAQLLDVPEAERLAAGDQFMSAENQALLREHAAKSTTESHQAEFPEDFVYDFVAPGPDDGFEFGINYRACGFCKFAGRHGDEEILPNICGLDFDAYATRGIRLERTQTLAGGASHCNFRFSRLQRDG; from the coding sequence ATGGCTGAGATCCATCCCTTCTACCAGCAGCATCGCGGCGCGATGGAAGCCGCGATGCGCCATCGGCTCGACCTGGCCGAGGCGATGCTGCGCGAGCGCGCTGACATCACCGGCATCGACGGCATCAGGCGCGAGGTGATGGACGAATTCGCCATCGTGCTCACCCAGACGCCCTATGTCGGCGGCACCGCAAGCCGCATGACCGATTTCTTCATGCGCCTGATCGGCTTCATGGCGATCAGCCGCGTGCTGCGGCGGCACGGCGTGCCGCTGCCCGTGATCGGCGAGATCGAGCGGGAAACCTACAAGGCGCAATTGCTCGACGTGCCCGAAGCGGAACGTCTCGCCGCGGGCGATCAATTCATGTCCGCGGAGAACCAGGCGCTGCTGCGCGAGCACGCGGCAAAGAGCACGACAGAAAGCCATCAGGCGGAGTTTCCGGAGGACTTCGTCTACGATTTCGTCGCGCCGGGCCCGGATGACGGTTTCGAATTCGGTATCAACTACCGTGCCTGCGGCTTCTGCAAATTCGCTGGCCGCCATGGCGACGAGGAGATTTTGCCCAACATTTGCGGGCTCGATTTCGACGCCTATGCAACGCGCGGCATCCGCCTGGAACGGACGCAGACGCTGGCGGGCGGCGCCAGCCACTGCAATTTCCGCTTCTCGCGGCTGCAACGCGACGGTTGA
- a CDS encoding oxidoreductase yields the protein MSTTSKRTALVTGASSGMGKEIARRLIKDGFQVYAAARSVEKMDDLARLGARTLRMDISRDADITAAVQTILDEADGVDVLVNNAGFGLYGPVEDVGLDEARYQFEVNLFGAARLTQLLLPKMRERRSGTIVNVTSMGGKIYTLLGAWYHATKHALEGWSDCLRLELAPFGIKVVIIEPGLIETGFGDVVAGGLLDRSGTGPYAKLTQAVAKSTRDAYDHGRGTKPDVIAGVVSWALKAAKPRTRYVAGKYALPMIKIRAWLGDRVFDRVIMSQMR from the coding sequence ATGTCCACGACATCGAAACGAACGGCGCTTGTGACCGGAGCCTCATCCGGCATGGGGAAGGAAATCGCCAGGCGTCTGATCAAGGACGGCTTCCAGGTCTACGCCGCCGCGCGCAGCGTCGAGAAGATGGACGATCTCGCACGGCTCGGTGCGAGGACGTTGCGCATGGACATCTCCAGGGACGCCGACATCACGGCAGCCGTTCAAACCATCCTCGACGAAGCCGATGGCGTGGATGTGCTGGTGAACAACGCGGGGTTCGGGCTCTACGGTCCCGTTGAGGACGTCGGCCTCGACGAGGCGCGATATCAGTTCGAAGTGAATCTGTTCGGCGCTGCCCGGTTAACGCAGCTTCTGCTGCCGAAGATGAGAGAGAGGCGCTCGGGAACCATCGTCAACGTCACCTCGATGGGCGGCAAGATCTACACCCTGCTGGGCGCCTGGTATCACGCGACCAAGCATGCATTGGAAGGCTGGTCCGATTGCCTGAGGCTCGAACTCGCCCCGTTCGGCATCAAGGTCGTCATCATCGAGCCCGGCCTGATCGAGACGGGGTTCGGTGACGTGGTTGCCGGGGGGCTGCTCGATCGCTCCGGTACGGGGCCTTATGCCAAGCTCACGCAAGCGGTCGCGAAATCGACGCGGGATGCCTACGATCACGGACGCGGCACGAAGCCGGATGTCATCGCCGGTGTTGTATCCTGGGCCCTGAAAGCGGCCAAGCCGCGTACACGTTACGTTGCGGGCAAGTATGCCTTGCCCATGATCAAGATTCGCGCCTGGCTCGGCGACCGTGTGTTCGACCGCGTCATCATGAGCCAGATGCGCTAG
- a CDS encoding AraC family transcriptional regulator has translation MSGAAADRCKVPRAFWQAVDHIGVPPAALLRQAKLPATLHLNEQGLVTTDQFFALWRALEELKPEPGLGLKLVQSADTAVHPPSSLAAFYARDYRDGLHRIARFKRLCSPEQPRLKEGKGECTITVEWPYATDPEPAISTDVTFASLVELGRRGTGQHVTPKRVELVRARPRSDVYQNYFDCPIRYGAARNSLILKSADLDRPFPGHNQELLDILTPALASALGELQARSSIKEQVKVVLKRSLASGRPELSDVARDLGTSDRTLQRRITEEGSSFRELLVEARQELGRQLLSDPTTDIDEVACLLGYQDASSFYRAFRYWEGVTPSRWRELHGDKLH, from the coding sequence ATGAGTGGAGCAGCCGCAGACAGATGCAAGGTTCCCCGCGCCTTTTGGCAGGCCGTCGATCATATCGGCGTTCCGCCGGCCGCACTGTTGCGGCAAGCCAAATTGCCGGCGACCTTGCATCTGAACGAACAGGGGCTGGTCACCACGGACCAGTTCTTTGCGCTTTGGCGGGCCCTTGAGGAGCTGAAGCCGGAGCCCGGGCTCGGCCTCAAGCTGGTCCAGAGCGCCGACACGGCCGTTCATCCGCCATCGAGCCTCGCTGCATTCTATGCGAGAGACTATCGTGACGGACTGCATCGCATCGCGCGGTTCAAGCGGCTTTGCTCGCCCGAGCAGCCGCGGCTGAAGGAAGGCAAGGGCGAGTGCACGATCACGGTCGAATGGCCGTACGCGACCGATCCGGAGCCCGCGATCTCGACGGACGTGACCTTTGCGTCCCTCGTTGAACTAGGGCGCCGGGGTACGGGGCAGCATGTGACACCGAAGCGGGTCGAGCTGGTACGTGCTCGACCCAGGAGCGACGTCTATCAGAACTATTTTGATTGCCCGATCCGCTATGGCGCGGCACGAAATAGTCTCATTCTGAAATCTGCGGACCTCGACCGTCCGTTTCCCGGGCACAACCAGGAGCTGCTCGATATCCTGACGCCGGCATTGGCGTCGGCGTTGGGCGAGCTGCAAGCCCGCAGCTCCATCAAGGAGCAGGTGAAGGTTGTCCTGAAGAGGAGCCTTGCGAGCGGGCGCCCTGAATTGTCGGACGTCGCGCGCGACCTCGGCACCAGCGACCGGACCCTTCAGCGCCGCATTACCGAGGAAGGTTCGAGCTTCCGTGAGCTGCTGGTCGAGGCGCGCCAGGAGCTCGGACGGCAATTGCTGTCGGATCCGACCACCGACATCGACGAGGTCGCGTGCCTGCTCGGCTATCAGGATGCGAGCTCCTTCTATCGCGCCTTTCGTTATTGGGAAGGCGTGACGCCCAGCCGCTGGCGAGAGCTGCACGGCGACAAGCTTCACTAA
- a CDS encoding helix-turn-helix transcriptional regulator, whose amino-acid sequence MKIDDAAARLEALGNRTRLQIYRALVRAGHSGMPVGRLQDKLKIPASTLSHHIKSLVAVGLVSQVRESTTLVCHANFEAMRGLVDFLAAECCADEAECGGAQSAA is encoded by the coding sequence ATGAAGATCGACGACGCAGCAGCACGCCTGGAAGCCTTGGGTAACCGGACCCGGCTCCAGATCTATCGCGCCCTGGTGCGGGCAGGACACTCCGGCATGCCGGTCGGCCGCCTGCAGGACAAGCTGAAGATTCCGGCATCGACGCTGTCTCATCACATCAAGTCTCTGGTTGCGGTCGGGCTGGTCAGCCAGGTCCGCGAATCCACCACCCTCGTTTGTCACGCGAACTTCGAGGCGATGCGCGGGCTGGTGGATTTTCTGGCTGCTGAATGTTGCGCGGACGAAGCCGAGTGCGGGGGCGCCCAGTCGGCGGCCTGA
- a CDS encoding MIP/aquaporin family protein — MDSFDLSRRLAAEALGTGILVATVVGSGIMAETLTKDVALALLCNTLPTGAILVVLITVLGPISGAHFNPAVTLVFTGKRELPVNEAALYVMAQIAGGIAGTMAAHLMFGLPLLDVSTKVRTGGPQWFAEAVAAFGLVATILAGIRFQRTAVPWLVGLYITAAYWFTASTSFANPAVAIARSLTNTFSGIRPVDLTGFILAELCGAFAGMLLMNWLLGHSNARGPVPIAETNR; from the coding sequence ATGGACAGTTTCGATCTTTCGCGGCGCCTCGCGGCCGAGGCGCTCGGCACCGGCATTCTCGTCGCCACCGTGGTCGGCTCCGGTATCATGGCGGAAACGCTGACCAAGGACGTCGCGCTTGCACTGCTCTGCAACACCTTGCCGACCGGCGCCATCCTGGTCGTCCTGATCACGGTGCTCGGTCCGATCTCCGGCGCGCATTTCAATCCGGCGGTCACGCTGGTCTTCACCGGCAAGCGCGAGCTTCCGGTGAATGAGGCCGCCCTCTACGTGATGGCGCAGATTGCCGGCGGCATCGCAGGCACGATGGCGGCGCACCTGATGTTCGGACTGCCCCTGCTCGATGTCTCGACGAAGGTTCGAACCGGCGGACCGCAATGGTTCGCCGAAGCCGTCGCCGCCTTCGGCCTGGTCGCGACGATCCTGGCCGGGATCCGCTTTCAGCGGACGGCGGTCCCCTGGCTGGTCGGGCTCTACATCACCGCGGCCTACTGGTTCACCGCCTCGACCTCGTTCGCCAACCCGGCCGTCGCCATCGCGCGGTCTCTGACAAACACGTTCTCGGGCATTCGTCCCGTCGACCTGACCGGATTCATTCTCGCGGAACTCTGCGGAGCGTTCGCCGGCATGCTGTTGATGAACTGGCTGCTCGGACATTCCAATGCACGCGGCCCCGTCCCAATCGCGGAAACAAACCGATGA
- a CDS encoding SDR family NAD(P)-dependent oxidoreductase → MSGKVWFITGASRGFGRIWAEAALKRGDKVAATARIFADVADLSESYGDAVLPVALDVTNAQAVQNAVTRAHAHFGKLDVVLNNAGYALVGAIEEAHEADVRAEFDTNFFGSLRVIQAALPLLRRQGYGHIIGVSSVAGIVAGPITGFYNASKFAVEALHESLAQEVKGFGIKVTLLEPGAYATGFASMASLRISPAINAYGNIRAEVFAAGARFAFGDPEATADAVLKVVDSEAPPLRLFVGTEGLPRARAAYADRLAIWEAWETVSNAAQGEARQHNIAS, encoded by the coding sequence ATGTCTGGTAAAGTCTGGTTCATCACGGGGGCATCCCGCGGCTTTGGGCGCATCTGGGCGGAGGCTGCGCTCAAGCGCGGCGACAAGGTCGCGGCAACAGCCCGAATCTTCGCAGATGTCGCGGACCTCTCGGAAAGTTACGGCGATGCGGTGCTGCCGGTCGCGCTTGATGTCACCAACGCCCAGGCGGTGCAAAATGCCGTGACCAGGGCTCACGCGCATTTCGGAAAGCTTGACGTCGTCCTCAACAACGCGGGCTATGCGCTGGTTGGGGCGATCGAGGAGGCGCACGAGGCGGATGTCCGCGCCGAGTTCGATACGAACTTCTTCGGCTCCCTCCGGGTCATTCAGGCCGCGCTTCCCCTGCTGCGGCGACAGGGCTATGGGCATATCATTGGTGTGTCGAGCGTCGCGGGCATCGTCGCAGGTCCCATCACCGGTTTCTACAACGCCTCCAAATTCGCGGTCGAAGCGCTGCACGAGAGCCTGGCGCAGGAAGTCAAGGGGTTCGGGATCAAGGTCACGCTGCTCGAGCCTGGCGCCTATGCCACCGGGTTCGCCAGCATGGCATCGCTCAGGATTTCACCCGCCATCAACGCCTACGGCAACATCCGCGCGGAGGTGTTCGCGGCGGGCGCCAGGTTCGCGTTTGGCGATCCGGAAGCAACAGCGGATGCCGTCTTGAAGGTAGTGGACTCCGAGGCGCCTCCGTTACGTCTCTTCGTCGGCACGGAAGGCCTGCCGCGCGCCCGCGCCGCTTATGCCGATCGTCTCGCCATCTGGGAAGCCTGGGAGACGGTATCCAACGCCGCCCAGGGCGAGGCCAGGCAGCACAACATCGCGTCGTAG
- a CDS encoding DUF2147 domain-containing protein: MQSSTFTRRSSIFLLMAALNVGLIPMAHGEPAGPEAIVGTWEADDGTVKLDMFRAGTEFQARMLYGNEIVEADNVTFKKDARNPDPGLRARSLKNIIFITGLRWEDGEWSGGSIYDASSGYNCKATVKDGKMHLRGYLGLPAMGQTRSFHRARG, from the coding sequence ATGCAAAGCTCTACGTTCACGCGTCGATCCTCCATCTTCCTGCTCATGGCAGCCTTGAACGTCGGGCTCATTCCGATGGCCCATGGCGAGCCGGCAGGTCCCGAGGCAATTGTCGGAACATGGGAAGCAGACGACGGCACGGTGAAGCTCGACATGTTCAGGGCTGGAACGGAGTTCCAGGCGCGCATGCTCTACGGCAACGAGATCGTGGAAGCCGACAACGTCACCTTCAAGAAGGACGCCAGGAATCCCGATCCGGGTTTGCGCGCGCGGTCGCTGAAGAACATCATCTTCATCACCGGATTGCGCTGGGAGGACGGCGAGTGGAGCGGCGGCTCGATCTATGACGCCTCATCCGGCTACAACTGCAAGGCCACCGTCAAGGACGGCAAGATGCACCTCAGAGGATATCTCGGGCTCCCGGCGATGGGGCAGACCCGCTCTTTCCACCGCGCTCGCGGGTAA